One Lysobacter enzymogenes DNA segment encodes these proteins:
- a CDS encoding TonB-dependent receptor codes for MPTHRLSSSSFLRAAALALAAAALPAPDAHAEPIGSRPADAEPTHSVRAGSDQAVDLDAVRVQAERRDARAASVASASRLGLDPAEIPATLDLLDAEAIQARGLRDSVEILRAMPGVMAGNLPGQPGVASMRGFASGAVSYLFDGVRLTSSGFSARNWDSFQFERVEVLKGPASVLYGEGVLAGAINFVPKSAQLDERGGELLLGYGSHGSARLGLDRNAPLSDTVAVRGVLSANRSDGYIDDTASQAQAFGGSLLWQPDPRLSLRAALDYQRDDFDTAYFGAPLVPAEVAADPSALVDNALGLVVDKAARDRNYNVRDGRMDSRSWWLRTRLDYRLNDAWNLSNEASVYDARRRWDNSEDFAYDAASGRLQRSAARIHHEQRVWNQRLSLRHEGRVGGRRHLFAAGFEYSDTDFFNLRRFGNAGSVDLLAHERGALPPDNPLDYGDGRNDFSTRAKVAAVFAEDALNLTERWLLVAGLRHERIELRRRNLDLDSGLRSGFGREFSPTSWRLGSVFELRPRTQLYAQYSSAVLPVSSFLTINQRNNAFDLSHGESLEVGLRSELFDQRLRLTAAAYKLRQDDILTRDPLQPQISVQDGRQSAQGVELSLSAQAAPRLRIDASAALLSSRFDRLREAGGADRSGNRPSNVPERTASVDAWYRLDGLPLSFHLGLRHVGDFYTDNANQFRVRAHTVADAAVDWNGASGRYTLRVRNLADAFYADWSGYSARQVYLGAPRSVELTYTRAFR; via the coding sequence ATGCCGACCCATCGCCTGTCTTCTTCATCGTTCTTGCGCGCCGCGGCGCTCGCGCTCGCGGCCGCCGCGCTGCCGGCGCCGGACGCGCACGCCGAACCGATCGGTTCGCGGCCGGCCGACGCCGAACCAACGCACAGCGTCCGCGCCGGTTCCGACCAAGCCGTGGACCTCGACGCCGTGCGGGTGCAGGCCGAACGCCGCGACGCGCGCGCCGCGTCGGTCGCCAGCGCCAGCCGGCTCGGCCTGGATCCGGCCGAGATTCCGGCCACCCTCGACCTGCTCGACGCCGAAGCGATCCAGGCGCGCGGCCTGCGCGACAGCGTCGAAATCCTGCGCGCCATGCCCGGGGTGATGGCCGGCAACCTGCCCGGCCAGCCCGGCGTCGCCTCGATGCGCGGTTTCGCGTCCGGCGCGGTGTCGTACCTGTTCGATGGCGTGCGCCTGACCAGTTCGGGGTTTTCCGCGCGCAACTGGGACAGCTTCCAGTTCGAGCGGGTGGAAGTGCTCAAGGGCCCCGCGTCGGTGCTGTACGGCGAAGGCGTGCTCGCCGGCGCGATCAATTTCGTCCCCAAGAGCGCGCAGTTGGACGAGCGCGGCGGCGAGCTGCTGCTCGGCTACGGCAGCCACGGCAGCGCCCGCCTCGGCCTGGACCGCAACGCGCCGCTGAGCGACACCGTGGCGGTGCGCGGCGTGCTCAGCGCCAACCGCAGCGACGGCTACATCGACGACACCGCCTCGCAGGCGCAGGCCTTCGGCGGCTCGCTGCTGTGGCAGCCCGACCCGCGCCTGAGCCTGCGCGCGGCGCTGGACTACCAGCGCGACGACTTCGACACCGCCTACTTCGGCGCGCCGCTGGTGCCGGCCGAGGTCGCCGCCGATCCCAGCGCGCTGGTCGACAACGCGCTGGGGCTGGTGGTGGACAAGGCCGCGCGCGACCGCAACTACAACGTCCGCGACGGCCGCATGGATTCGCGCTCGTGGTGGCTGCGCACGCGCCTGGACTATCGCTTGAACGACGCCTGGAACCTCAGCAACGAGGCCAGCGTCTACGATGCGCGCCGGCGCTGGGACAACAGCGAAGACTTCGCTTACGACGCCGCCAGCGGCCGGCTGCAGCGCAGCGCCGCGCGCATCCACCACGAGCAGCGGGTGTGGAACCAGCGCCTGAGCCTGCGCCACGAGGGCCGCGTGGGCGGCCGCCGTCACCTGTTCGCGGCCGGTTTCGAATACAGCGACACCGACTTCTTCAACCTGCGCCGCTTCGGCAACGCCGGCTCGGTCGATCTGCTGGCGCACGAACGCGGCGCGCTGCCGCCCGACAACCCGCTCGACTACGGCGACGGCCGCAACGATTTCAGCACCCGGGCGAAAGTCGCCGCGGTGTTCGCCGAGGACGCGCTCAACCTCACCGAACGCTGGCTGCTGGTGGCCGGTCTGCGCCATGAGCGGATCGAACTGCGGCGCCGCAACCTCGATCTCGACAGCGGCCTGCGCAGCGGCTTCGGCCGCGAGTTCTCGCCGACGTCGTGGCGCCTGGGCAGCGTGTTCGAACTGCGCCCGCGGACCCAGCTCTACGCCCAGTACAGCAGCGCGGTGCTGCCGGTCAGTTCGTTCCTGACCATCAACCAGCGCAACAACGCGTTCGACCTCAGCCACGGCGAATCGTTGGAAGTCGGCCTGCGCAGCGAACTGTTCGACCAGCGCCTGCGCCTGACCGCGGCCGCCTACAAACTGCGCCAGGACGACATCCTCACCCGCGACCCGCTGCAGCCGCAGATCAGCGTGCAGGACGGGCGCCAGTCCGCGCAGGGCGTGGAATTGTCGCTGAGCGCGCAGGCCGCGCCGCGCCTGCGCATCGACGCCAGCGCCGCGCTGCTGTCCTCGCGCTTCGACCGCCTGCGCGAGGCCGGCGGCGCCGACCGCAGCGGCAACCGCCCGTCGAACGTGCCCGAACGCACCGCCAGCGTCGATGCCTGGTATCGCCTCGACGGCCTGCCGCTGAGCTTTCATCTCGGCCTGCGCCACGTCGGCGATTTCTACACCGACAACGCCAACCAGTTCCGGGTGCGCGCGCATACCGTCGCCGACGCGGCGGTGGACTGGAACGGCGCCAGCGGCCGTTACACCCTGCGCGTGCGCAACCTCGCCGACGCGTTCTACGCCGACTGGTCCGGCTACAGCGCGCGCCAGGTCTACCTGGGCGCGCCGCGCAGCGTCGAACTGACCTACACCCGCGCGTTCCGATGA
- a CDS encoding DUF3224 domain-containing protein — protein MPQVEGPFQVKLSPQPLHAAAEGMFGRMALDKRFEGALQADSRGEMLAATTAVPGSAGYVALEKVDGALDGRRGSFLLLHSGLMNRGQAELTIVVVPDSGSGELEGLSGRMKIDIREGGAHFYRFEYALPGVE, from the coding sequence ATGCCGCAGGTCGAAGGTCCGTTCCAGGTCAAGTTGAGCCCGCAGCCGCTGCACGCGGCCGCCGAGGGCATGTTCGGGCGGATGGCGCTGGACAAGCGCTTCGAGGGCGCGCTCCAGGCCGACAGCCGCGGCGAGATGCTGGCGGCGACGACCGCGGTGCCGGGCTCGGCCGGCTACGTTGCGCTGGAGAAAGTGGACGGCGCGCTCGACGGCCGTCGCGGCAGCTTCCTGCTGCTGCACAGCGGACTGATGAATCGCGGTCAGGCCGAGCTGACGATCGTGGTGGTGCCCGATTCGGGCAGCGGCGAACTGGAAGGCTTGAGCGGGCGGATGAAGATCGATATCCGCGAGGGCGGGGCGCACTTCTATCGGTTCGAGTATGCGTTGCCCGGGGTGGAGTGA
- a CDS encoding lipid A deacylase LpxR family protein — protein MRSQALLLSLLFAGTALHAGAAAAQGREACTNGHTRLPPTVNLRLDNDLFGGQDQGYSNGIQLTLVSPNLADYTDDPCIPRLARWINRRLDALQPPQGYEQRNMIATFSQGIFTPTDYSRRDLIRDDRPYAGALLVGLGYNARTGDYLRTTQLQVGIVGPSALGKQVQNAVHRALGDETFQGWDNQLHDEPVFRIVHERMRRFAPKDAHERRWGWDAIGHYGGSFGNLATYANAGMEVRFGLRLPDDFGSTPLRPAGENTAPTEHYNTGDRPFAAHLFLTSDARWVLRDITLDGNTFRASHSVDKRPFVAEVGYGVALMRGRWKFALARYHSTREFEGQKQTPVFGSFTVSRAF, from the coding sequence ATGCGTAGCCAAGCTTTGCTGCTGTCCCTGCTGTTCGCCGGCACCGCCCTGCACGCCGGCGCCGCCGCCGCGCAAGGCCGCGAGGCCTGCACCAACGGCCACACCCGGCTGCCGCCCACGGTCAACCTGCGCCTGGACAACGACCTGTTCGGCGGCCAGGACCAGGGTTACAGCAACGGCATCCAGCTGACCCTGGTGTCGCCGAACCTCGCCGACTACACCGACGATCCCTGCATCCCGCGCCTGGCGCGCTGGATCAACCGCCGCCTCGACGCGCTGCAGCCGCCGCAGGGCTACGAGCAGCGCAACATGATCGCGACCTTCTCCCAGGGCATCTTCACCCCCACCGATTACAGCCGCCGCGACCTGATCCGCGACGACCGGCCCTACGCCGGCGCGCTGCTCGTCGGGCTCGGCTACAACGCGCGCACCGGCGATTACCTGCGCACCACCCAGTTGCAGGTCGGCATCGTCGGCCCGTCGGCGCTGGGCAAGCAGGTGCAGAACGCGGTGCATCGCGCGCTCGGCGACGAAACCTTCCAGGGCTGGGACAACCAACTGCACGACGAGCCGGTGTTCCGCATCGTGCACGAGCGCATGCGCCGGTTCGCGCCGAAGGACGCGCACGAGCGGCGTTGGGGCTGGGACGCGATCGGCCACTACGGCGGCAGCTTCGGCAATTTGGCCACCTACGCCAATGCCGGCATGGAAGTGCGCTTCGGCCTGCGCCTGCCCGACGATTTCGGCAGCACACCGCTGCGCCCCGCCGGCGAGAACACCGCGCCGACCGAGCACTACAACACCGGCGACCGGCCGTTCGCCGCGCACCTGTTCCTGACCAGCGACGCGCGCTGGGTGCTGCGCGACATCACCCTGGACGGCAACACCTTCCGCGCCAGCCACAGCGTCGACAAGCGCCCGTTCGTGGCCGAAGTGGGCTACGGCGTGGCGTTGATGCGCGGACGCTGGAAGTTCGCGCTGGCGCGTTACCACAGCACGCGCGAATTCGAAGGGCAGAAGCAGACGCCGGTGTTCGGCAGCTTCACCGTGAGCCGGGCGTTCTGA
- a CDS encoding DUF418 domain-containing protein — protein sequence MHPPVSAVRAARIEHLDALRGLALLGIALVNVGVFASPWWGLGVPDPAFSAPLDRIALALVATLFEMKFYLLFSFLFGYSFSLQQAAAARAGQAFAPRMGRRLLGLWLIGALHAALLFHGDILTTYALMGALLLGLSRAGETAQLRIAHGLIVATALAWAALGVLAWLQPAPAADAAAQAQAVLRGFTGAPAGVLAARADALTSAWPILLALQAPCALAMFLYGLAAGRRTLAARLDDYRPLLRRLRRVGFAVGLPAALALGTIEAWPASEPVQLWVLALSLLTAPLLSLAYAALALPWFAGGGARIADRLAPAGRMALSNYLLQSAAMALLFTGYGLGWMGRVSPAATLAIVLALFAAQLWLSRAWLRRFAYGPVEWLLRAATIGAWPRMGKTAY from the coding sequence ATGCACCCTCCTGTTTCCGCTGTACGCGCCGCGCGCATCGAACACCTCGACGCCCTGCGCGGCCTCGCCCTGCTCGGCATCGCGCTGGTCAACGTCGGCGTGTTCGCCTCGCCGTGGTGGGGACTGGGCGTACCCGACCCGGCGTTTTCCGCGCCGCTCGACCGCATCGCGCTGGCGCTGGTCGCGACCTTGTTCGAGATGAAATTCTACCTGCTGTTCTCGTTCCTGTTCGGCTACAGCTTCAGCCTGCAACAAGCCGCCGCCGCACGCGCCGGGCAGGCGTTCGCGCCGCGCATGGGCCGGCGCCTGCTGGGGCTGTGGCTGATCGGCGCGCTGCACGCGGCGCTGCTGTTCCACGGAGACATCCTCACCACCTACGCGTTGATGGGCGCGCTGCTGCTGGGCTTGAGCCGCGCCGGCGAAACCGCGCAGTTGCGCATCGCGCACGGGTTGATCGTCGCAACGGCGCTGGCCTGGGCCGCGCTGGGCGTCTTGGCGTGGCTGCAGCCCGCGCCAGCCGCCGATGCGGCCGCGCAGGCGCAGGCCGTGCTGCGCGGCTTCACCGGCGCGCCCGCCGGCGTGCTCGCCGCGCGCGCGGACGCACTCACGAGCGCCTGGCCGATCCTGTTGGCGTTGCAGGCGCCATGCGCGCTGGCGATGTTCCTGTACGGCCTCGCCGCCGGCCGCCGCACGCTCGCCGCGCGCCTGGACGACTACCGTCCGCTGCTGCGGCGCCTGCGCCGCGTCGGCTTCGCCGTCGGCCTGCCCGCCGCGCTCGCGCTCGGCACGATCGAAGCGTGGCCGGCGTCAGAGCCGGTGCAGCTGTGGGTACTGGCGCTGAGCCTGCTGACCGCGCCGCTGCTGAGCCTGGCCTACGCCGCGCTGGCGCTGCCGTGGTTCGCCGGCGGCGGCGCGCGCATCGCCGACCGGCTGGCGCCGGCCGGACGCATGGCCTTGTCGAACTACCTGCTGCAATCGGCGGCGATGGCGCTGCTGTTCACCGGCTACGGCCTGGGCTGGATGGGCCGGGTATCGCCGGCGGCGACGCTGGCGATCGTGCTGGCGCTGTTCGCCGCGCAGCTGTGGCTGAGCCGCGCGTGGCTGCGCCGCTTCGCTTACGGGCCGGTGGAGTGGCTGCTGCGGGCGGCGACCATCGGCGCGTGGCCGCGGATGGGCAAGACGGCGTATTGA
- a CDS encoding HAMP domain-containing sensor histidine kinase has protein sequence MDETAARPTPAARAPTRRWWSGLFWKCLLSMLTACWISTILLSLLGVYLLRRELRDDMAPPALETSMRRELAQLGPMPDLAAVSPAQCQALLQGLLVRVVGMDTPKWMYSHSFAGGAADGRIAIRYRDRDGRVCLYPERPSAPLARALEQAGQDVAADGVAAARTLDRDGDWVSVAALPLAGAPGASLGVGQHAADTTATFLRMSSGESGDMVWLAFYLLVISAMASVAVATLLTRRIGHAEQVADSWAAGGLDARIHDRGRDEFGGLAHRFDRMADALGEVIQVRQQLAVSEERNRLARDLHDTAKQRSFALGLQLSVLDHLNGRDGEAGRDPRQGALIKAALGLTGQLQRDLADVIQRFTAPTVAEQGLRKALEDTFSHLLGGSGIEWRLLLDGVAERGVGAHHQHAGQLLLIATEAASNSLRHSGARRIEVVLNSADERYGWTIQDDGCGFAVNEHESTGMGLGNMRMRARTLPGGRFRIASSASGTVVTVSFTLPAPQGESA, from the coding sequence ATGGACGAAACCGCCGCACGCCCGACCCCGGCCGCACGTGCGCCGACGCGGCGCTGGTGGAGCGGGCTGTTCTGGAAATGCCTGCTGTCGATGCTGACCGCGTGCTGGATCAGCACCATCTTGTTGTCGCTGCTGGGCGTGTACCTGTTGCGGCGGGAACTGCGCGACGACATGGCGCCGCCGGCGCTGGAAACCTCGATGCGGCGCGAACTCGCCCAGCTCGGGCCGATGCCGGACCTGGCCGCGGTGTCGCCGGCGCAATGCCAGGCCTTGCTGCAGGGCTTGCTGGTCCGCGTGGTCGGCATGGACACCCCCAAGTGGATGTACTCGCACAGCTTCGCCGGCGGCGCCGCCGACGGCCGCATCGCGATCCGTTACCGCGATCGCGACGGCCGCGTGTGCCTGTATCCCGAGCGTCCCAGCGCGCCGCTCGCGCGCGCGCTGGAGCAGGCCGGACAGGATGTCGCCGCCGACGGCGTCGCCGCCGCGCGCACGCTCGACCGCGACGGCGACTGGGTCAGCGTCGCGGCCCTGCCGCTGGCCGGCGCGCCCGGCGCCAGCCTCGGCGTGGGCCAGCACGCTGCCGACACCACGGCCACGTTCCTGCGCATGAGCTCGGGCGAATCCGGCGACATGGTGTGGCTGGCGTTCTACCTGCTGGTGATCAGCGCGATGGCTTCGGTCGCGGTGGCGACGCTGCTGACCCGGCGCATCGGCCACGCCGAACAGGTCGCCGACTCGTGGGCCGCCGGCGGTCTCGACGCGCGCATCCACGATCGCGGCCGCGACGAATTCGGCGGCCTGGCGCACCGCTTCGACCGCATGGCCGACGCGCTCGGCGAAGTGATCCAGGTGCGCCAGCAATTGGCGGTGTCGGAGGAACGCAATCGTTTGGCGCGCGACCTGCACGACACCGCCAAGCAGCGCAGTTTCGCGCTCGGCCTGCAGTTGAGCGTGCTCGACCATTTGAACGGCCGCGACGGCGAGGCCGGGCGCGATCCGCGCCAGGGCGCGCTGATCAAGGCCGCGCTCGGCCTCACCGGGCAGTTGCAGCGCGATCTGGCCGACGTGATCCAGCGCTTCACCGCGCCGACCGTGGCCGAACAGGGCCTGCGCAAGGCGCTGGAAGACACGTTCTCGCACCTGCTCGGCGGCAGCGGCATCGAGTGGCGGCTGCTGCTGGACGGCGTCGCCGAGCGCGGCGTCGGCGCGCATCACCAGCACGCCGGCCAGCTGCTGCTGATCGCCACCGAGGCCGCGTCCAACAGCCTGCGCCACAGCGGCGCGCGCCGGATCGAAGTGGTGCTCAACAGCGCCGACGAACGCTACGGCTGGACCATCCAGGACGACGGCTGCGGTTTCGCCGTCAACGAACATGAAAGCACCGGCATGGGCCTGGGCAACATGCGCATGCGCGCGCGGACCCTGCCCGGCGGGCGTTTCCGCATCGCCAGTTCCGCCAGCGGCACGGTGGTGACCGTGTCCTTCACTCTGCCCGCGCCGCAAGGAGAATCCGCATGA
- a CDS encoding response regulator — MSTSVLLVDDHEVVRKGIRSLLALTDDFEVVGEAAGGAEAIERARDLAPDLIVIDLMMPDVDGVEAIRAIKKLSPRSAIAVLTSTDQDDLAFAAIEAGAQSLLFKSMLGDELLTTLRRIAGGEAVIHPFVAQRILKAVRRKREPREDPFASLTERELDVLRKLAEGGSNARIAAALNIGEKTVKSHLGNVLAKLHLADRTEAVAFAWRRGLMSGERDDD; from the coding sequence ATGAGCACCTCGGTCCTGCTGGTCGACGACCACGAAGTGGTGCGCAAGGGCATCCGCAGCCTGTTGGCGCTGACCGACGATTTCGAGGTGGTCGGCGAGGCCGCCGGCGGCGCCGAGGCGATCGAGCGCGCGCGCGACCTGGCGCCGGACCTGATCGTGATCGACCTGATGATGCCCGACGTCGACGGCGTCGAGGCGATCCGCGCGATCAAGAAGCTCAGCCCGCGCAGCGCGATCGCGGTGCTGACCTCGACCGACCAGGACGATCTCGCCTTCGCCGCGATCGAGGCCGGCGCGCAGTCGCTGCTGTTCAAGAGCATGCTCGGCGACGAGTTGCTGACGACGCTGCGGCGCATCGCCGGCGGCGAGGCGGTGATCCATCCCTTCGTCGCCCAACGCATCCTCAAGGCGGTGCGGCGCAAGCGCGAACCGCGCGAGGACCCGTTCGCCAGCCTGACCGAGCGCGAGCTCGACGTGCTGCGCAAGCTCGCCGAAGGCGGCAGCAACGCGCGCATCGCCGCCGCGCTCAACATCGGCGAGAAGACGGTCAAGTCGCACCTGGGCAACGTGCTGGCCAAGCTGCACCTGGCCGACCGCACCGAGGCGGTGGCCTTCGCCTGGCGGCGCGGGCTGATGTCGGGCGAACGCGACGACGACTGA
- a CDS encoding S8 family serine peptidase encodes MTRKHVFPSHRSLSRSLLCLAIAGGLLAGAGSAAAQSANGQTGDPDSWHSEEFDADWGLSAINAQYAYARGLTGKGVRLGVYDSGTALAHPEFAGKDNRAVIMAEQLEDGSFCSNTSVLTGPGACFYSRGDEGQISYTGFNANVPENIRRIIMSGPYVQPGWEFNTHGTHVGGTIAANRDGNGTHGVAFGSDLSVAKWSFNAVQEWQRTATGYSVVRIPRPSADDATIARMYADMNSQGVRALNHSWGLATEPETLEDLDGYLFEPENEAYFNVFGDASRAKGMLQVWAAGNHNEVVTPETAPQAGLYASLPRAFKDLEQYWLTVVSVNQELTLSDFSMRCAQAANWCVAAPGSDIASTYLGGEGSLQGGLVRNPDGSQSFNITAGTPTYEYGLLSGTSMATPHVTGALGLLFERFPYMTGAQVRDVLLTTATDLGAAGVDEVYGWGLIDLKKAIDGPGQIRVDTDVIVDRLAGGAKVWEGKAWDDWRNDIGGTGVLTKSGIGWLRLSGDNSFGGLHVREGVLELTGDNVYAAQVDGGTLVVNGTLTTAQLPVRAGAGLGGSGRIVGDVRVEGAVSPGNSIGTLTVQGDYAQAAGSTYVAELSAGGQSDRIDVTGKAVLEGGTLMVLHAPGQYMLGQNFNLISAAGGISGQFAALDQTAFSPLLKFGLSYGANSVGVEVTRGLSLAGAGTTPNQIAAGAAADRLGVGQGIPQPLTQLFPAQAIAALDTLSGEGHASLRSIAIDDARHVRDAALARARSGRAEFAADGEGASQGAWAQVLKSGGTLSGDGNAARNEYSGSATLVGYDYRFANGWRIGALGGSARTDNDSERQDKGRIKSTQLGVYAGQNWGRIALSAGYTHARQDLTLDRRIGFNGFADRTRASYDGRTQQAFVEGGYRFGNERWGLEPYLQVAKLRAKTDAFQETGGAAALSGASAESEVDLATLGVRFNVDLKGSQQDESWLSLRGGLGRRHASGDLTPVTQVAWRGGSAFAVAGAPLADDSTLVEAGVAARLSANGLLELNYSGQFANEGNDHGFNARYSLRF; translated from the coding sequence ATGACGCGCAAGCACGTTTTTCCGTCGCACCGCTCCCTTTCCCGCTCCCTGCTGTGCCTGGCCATCGCCGGCGGCCTGCTGGCCGGCGCCGGTTCCGCCGCGGCGCAAAGCGCCAACGGCCAGACCGGCGATCCCGACAGCTGGCATAGCGAAGAATTCGACGCCGACTGGGGCCTGAGCGCGATCAACGCCCAGTACGCCTACGCCCGCGGCCTGACCGGCAAGGGCGTGCGCCTGGGCGTGTACGACAGCGGCACCGCGCTGGCGCATCCGGAATTCGCCGGCAAGGACAACCGCGCGGTGATCATGGCCGAGCAGCTCGAAGACGGCAGCTTCTGCAGCAACACCAGCGTGCTGACCGGCCCCGGCGCCTGCTTCTACAGCCGCGGCGACGAGGGCCAGATCTCGTACACCGGCTTCAACGCCAACGTGCCGGAGAACATCCGCCGCATCATCATGTCCGGCCCGTACGTGCAGCCGGGCTGGGAGTTCAACACCCACGGCACCCACGTCGGCGGCACCATCGCCGCCAACCGCGACGGCAACGGCACCCACGGCGTGGCCTTCGGCTCCGACCTCAGCGTCGCCAAGTGGTCGTTTAACGCCGTGCAGGAATGGCAGCGCACCGCCACCGGCTACAGCGTGGTGCGCATCCCGCGCCCGAGCGCCGACGACGCGACCATCGCCCGCATGTACGCCGACATGAATTCGCAGGGCGTGCGCGCGCTCAACCACAGCTGGGGCCTGGCGACCGAGCCGGAAACCCTGGAAGACCTCGACGGCTATCTGTTCGAGCCGGAGAACGAGGCCTACTTCAACGTGTTCGGCGACGCCTCGCGCGCCAAGGGCATGCTGCAGGTCTGGGCCGCCGGCAACCACAACGAGGTCGTCACCCCCGAGACCGCGCCGCAGGCCGGCCTGTACGCGAGCCTGCCGCGCGCGTTCAAGGACCTGGAGCAGTACTGGCTGACCGTGGTCAGCGTGAACCAGGAACTGACCCTCAGCGATTTCTCGATGCGCTGCGCGCAGGCCGCCAACTGGTGCGTGGCCGCGCCGGGCTCGGACATCGCCTCGACCTACCTCGGCGGCGAAGGCTCGCTGCAGGGCGGGCTGGTGCGCAACCCGGACGGCTCGCAGTCGTTCAATATCACCGCCGGCACGCCGACCTACGAGTACGGCCTGCTCAGCGGCACCTCGATGGCGACACCGCACGTCACCGGCGCGCTCGGCCTGCTGTTCGAACGCTTCCCGTACATGACCGGCGCGCAGGTGCGCGACGTGCTGCTGACCACCGCCACCGACCTCGGCGCGGCCGGCGTGGACGAGGTCTACGGCTGGGGCCTGATCGATCTGAAGAAGGCCATCGACGGCCCGGGCCAGATCCGCGTCGACACCGACGTGATCGTCGACCGCCTCGCCGGCGGCGCCAAGGTCTGGGAAGGCAAGGCCTGGGACGACTGGCGCAACGACATCGGCGGCACCGGCGTGCTGACCAAGTCCGGCATCGGCTGGCTGCGCCTGAGCGGCGACAACAGCTTCGGCGGCCTGCACGTGCGCGAAGGCGTGCTGGAACTGACCGGCGACAACGTCTACGCCGCGCAGGTCGACGGCGGCACCCTGGTGGTCAACGGCACCCTCACCACCGCGCAGCTGCCGGTGCGCGCCGGCGCGGGCCTCGGCGGCAGCGGCCGCATCGTCGGCGACGTGCGCGTGGAAGGCGCGGTTTCGCCGGGCAATTCGATCGGCACCCTGACCGTGCAGGGCGACTACGCCCAGGCGGCCGGTTCGACCTATGTCGCCGAGCTGTCCGCCGGCGGCCAGTCCGACCGCATCGACGTGACCGGCAAGGCCGTGCTCGAAGGCGGCACGCTGATGGTCCTGCACGCGCCGGGCCAGTACATGCTGGGCCAGAACTTCAACCTGATCAGCGCCGCCGGCGGGATCAGCGGCCAGTTCGCCGCGCTCGACCAGACCGCGTTCTCGCCGCTGCTGAAGTTCGGCCTGAGCTACGGCGCCAATTCGGTCGGGGTGGAAGTGACCCGCGGCCTGTCGCTGGCCGGCGCGGGCACCACGCCGAACCAGATCGCCGCCGGCGCCGCGGCCGACCGCCTCGGCGTGGGCCAGGGCATTCCGCAGCCGCTGACCCAGCTGTTCCCCGCGCAGGCCATCGCCGCGCTGGACACCCTCAGCGGCGAAGGCCACGCCAGCCTGCGTTCGATCGCCATCGACGACGCCCGCCACGTTCGCGACGCCGCGCTGGCGCGCGCGCGCAGCGGCCGCGCCGAGTTCGCCGCCGACGGCGAGGGCGCCTCGCAGGGCGCCTGGGCGCAGGTGCTGAAGTCCGGCGGCACCCTGTCGGGCGACGGCAACGCCGCGCGCAACGAGTACAGCGGCTCGGCCACCCTGGTCGGCTACGACTACCGTTTCGCCAACGGCTGGCGCATCGGCGCGCTCGGCGGCAGCGCCCGCACCGACAACGACAGCGAGCGCCAGGACAAGGGCCGGATCAAGAGCACCCAACTCGGCGTCTACGCCGGCCAGAACTGGGGCCGCATCGCCCTCAGCGCCGGCTACACGCACGCGCGCCAGGACCTGACCCTGGACCGCCGCATCGGCTTCAACGGCTTCGCCGACCGCACCCGCGCGTCGTACGACGGCCGCACCCAGCAGGCCTTCGTCGAAGGCGGCTACCGCTTCGGCAACGAACGCTGGGGCCTGGAGCCGTACCTGCAGGTCGCCAAGCTGCGGGCCAAGACCGACGCGTTCCAGGAAACCGGCGGCGCGGCCGCGCTGAGCGGCGCCAGCGCCGAGAGCGAAGTCGACCTGGCCACCCTGGGCGTGCGCTTCAACGTCGACCTCAAGGGTTCGCAGCAGGACGAGAGCTGGCTGAGCCTGCGCGGCGGCCTCGGCCGTCGCCACGCCAGCGGCGACCTGACCCCGGTCACCCAGGTCGCCTGGCGCGGCGGCAGCGCGTTCGCCGTCGCCGGCGCTCCGCTGGCCGACGACTCGACCCTGGTCGAAGCCGGCGTGGCCGCGCGCCTGAGCGCCAACGGCCTGCTGGAGTTGAACTACAGCGGCCAGTTCGCCAACGAAGGCAACGACCACGGCTTCAACGCGCGTTACTCGCTGCGGTTCTGA